One window of the Rhipicephalus microplus isolate Deutch F79 chromosome 2, USDA_Rmic, whole genome shotgun sequence genome contains the following:
- the LOC142790313 gene encoding uncharacterized protein LOC142790313 — translation MSFNDDRGVARDGRKTTATRFVFTREERELLVNLATRHKAVIENKRTDALTKRAKDSVWEKLTSEYNSQPGIRRVTLAQLRKLWDNEKSKWKKKQSEEKRNLYATGGGPSTCRPMSPLLALVEVAASHMGTPLQNPYDSDGVHLNQPVLFLSPSRIFENMLTGSQDNTEELLGKRRMGKNCQL, via the exons ATGTCTTTCAACGACGATCGTGGCGTCGCGCGTGACGGCAGGAAGACCACCGCAACGCGGTTCGTGTTCACGCGTGAGGAGCGTGAACTGCTTGTCAATCTGGCGACGCGGCACAAGGCAGTTATCGAAAACAAGAGAACTGACGCGCTCACCAAGCGCGCTAAGGACAGTGTCTGGGAAAAGCTGACGAGCGAATACAACAGCCAACCAGGCATTCGTCGCGTTACGTTGGCACAGCTGCGTAAGTTGTGGGACAATGAAAAGTCCAAGTGGAAGAAGAAGCAGTCAGAGGAAAAGCGAAACTTGTATGCCACAG GGGGCGGGCCATCTACCTGCCGGCCAATGAGCCCCTTATTGGCGCTTGTTGAAGTGGCGGCATCACACATGGGGACACCGCTCCAGAACCCGTATGACAGCGATGGAGTCCACCTCAATCAGCCAGTGCTTTTTTTATCGCCGTCGCGGATTTTCGAGAACATGCTCACTGGTAGCCAAGACAACACGGAAGAGCTGCTTGGTAAAAGACGAATGGGCAAAAACTGTCAGTTGTAG